The following coding sequences lie in one Dethiosulfovibrio salsuginis genomic window:
- the rpsP gene encoding 30S ribosomal protein S16 — MAVRIRLARHGRKKAPFYRLVVADSRSPRDGRYIEQLGTYNPMTDPSEINVDMEKALAWLSKGALPSDTAKGLLKKAGVWEKFVEIKGKAE; from the coding sequence ATGGCAGTAAGAATTCGTCTCGCCCGTCATGGGCGGAAAAAGGCTCCTTTCTATCGTCTTGTTGTGGCGGACTCGAGAAGTCCAAGGGATGGTCGTTACATAGAGCAGCTGGGTACCTACAATCCTATGACCGATCCATCGGAGATCAACGTCGACATGGAAAAAGCTCTGGCTTGGCTTTCCAAAGGTGCCCTTCCTTCCGATACCGCGAAAGGCCTTCTCAAAAAGGCTGGCGTATGGGAGAAGTTCGTAGAGATAAAGGGCAAGGCCGAGTAA
- a CDS encoding KH domain-containing protein, whose protein sequence is MADYGALVEYVARSLVSKPEDVRVSSSEAGDGTVKVLIDVDQSDIGRMIGRRGATINAIRQVVRAAAVKSGDRVDVDVLEDREG, encoded by the coding sequence ATGGCCGATTACGGCGCACTGGTCGAATACGTCGCTCGTTCGCTGGTCTCAAAACCGGAGGATGTTCGGGTGTCGTCGAGTGAGGCCGGTGACGGAACGGTAAAGGTTCTGATCGACGTCGATCAGTCCGATATCGGGAGAATGATAGGACGAAGAGGGGCGACTATAAACGCTATCCGTCAGGTTGTCAGGGCAGCTGCCGTCAAGTCTGGAGACAGGGTTGACGTAGATGTCCTGGAGGATCGGGAGGGGTAG
- the rimM gene encoding ribosome maturation factor RimM (Essential for efficient processing of 16S rRNA), with the protein MASEDLVDIGRVVAPHGVKGEFRISPLTDFPERFRSMETLRLYDDSGNFRMELPISSVRIRPDKGDVLIRSERASDRDFAESLKGLLVKVHLDERFSLSEDEYWIDDLIGMAVVDRVSGNSLGEICDVLVTGGSDVYAIRRPNGRTFMVPAVADYVFSVDVEASVMVVQGVQELMEL; encoded by the coding sequence GTGGCCAGTGAAGATCTGGTCGATATAGGCAGAGTCGTCGCTCCCCACGGTGTCAAGGGAGAGTTTCGTATATCTCCCCTTACCGATTTCCCCGAACGCTTTCGTTCCATGGAGACCTTGCGTCTTTACGACGATAGCGGAAATTTTAGGATGGAGCTTCCGATTTCCTCCGTTAGAATCAGACCTGATAAAGGGGACGTATTAATTAGATCGGAGAGAGCATCGGACAGGGATTTTGCCGAGTCTCTAAAGGGGCTGCTCGTAAAGGTCCATCTAGACGAGAGATTTTCTCTCTCCGAGGATGAGTACTGGATCGACGATCTAATAGGCATGGCGGTCGTCGACCGTGTGTCAGGGAACTCTCTAGGAGAGATCTGTGACGTTTTGGTGACCGGCGGATCGGATGTTTACGCGATCAGACGGCCTAACGGCCGAACTTTTATGGTCCCAGCGGTGGCGGATTACGTTTTTTCCGTGGACGTAGAGGCCTCGGTGATGGTGGTGCAGGGAGTTCAGGAGCTAATGGAGCTGTGA